Genomic DNA from Niabella ginsenosidivorans:
TTTTACCGTGCTACGGGTGCCTATGCGGGGCAGCGGGTTCAGCCTGTTGCTGCTGAGCGCCGTTTTTATTGCCGCGCTGATCCCTATGGGCTTATTCATCGGCTCTTTTTTCAGGTCGCCCTTAATGGGTATGCAGGTGATGGCCTTCTCCTCCTATCCCATCTTCCTGATCACCGGTTATTCAATGCCCTACCATTCTTTACCCCGCACCGTTCAGTGGCTGTCAGCACTGTTGCCTACCACACCCTTTTTAAAAAGTTATCAATCTGTTGTTCAGGCAGGCGGCAACCTGCTGGATAATAAAGAACCGCTGCTGCACCTGCTCCTGCTTTGGGCAATATATTGTTTCCTGTTCCTGTGGCGCTTCAGCTATGTGAGGAAAAGAATTGAGCGTTGAGATTCGGGAATTGAGTTTTCAGTCTTCAGTCTTCAGAATTGAGAAGGAAGAGCCTATGAACTATGAACCATGGACTGTCTACCATTGACTCTCCACTCGCCCATCACCTACTTACTACCATCTGCTTCCTATTTCTTATTCCTTATTTATCCCTCTCCCTATTCACTACTTAACCTACATTAAGAATAAGAGCGCAGCATTGTTGTAACTTTATAGAAAAGGAGCAATAATTATGAAAGCAGCTATTCTTGGAATTAATATCAGCAACCATATAACCGATCATTTAAAAAAACATTCGGACTGGAGCATTGTTCCAGCAGCAACAGTTGAAGAGGCCATCGAAAAAATGCAGCAAATCGATTTTGAGGTAGTAACCGCCCCGGACGCCTGGCTGGAAGAAAAGGAAGAGGCAAAACTGAAAAAATTGCTTTCCATACAGCAGCACGATAGTATGTGGATCACTTATACGGATGAAACGGCCAACAGCCTGGAAAAAGAAATTGAAACATTTATAACCGATAAAGCGGCCGCGCCCCGGTCTTCTTTTTCCGTGATCGATGACGGGTTTAAAAGCCCTGAAATTACAATTGAAATCCTGTAGAACAGGAAGAAGGAATAATATGCAAAAAACAATCGCAAAAATAACGCCCCGCCCTGCACAACCACATATGGTAGGTGACGGGTTCAGGGTATTCGGATTCATACCCACAGCAGTGGAAAGGCGGGCAATAAGCCCTTTCCTGGTACTGGACTTTAACCCGGAATACGATTTTGGTCCGTCTGAAATTCCCAAAGGCTTTGGAACGCACCCGCATAAAGGATTTGAAACCGTTACTATTGCTTACAAGGGAAGTGTACAGCATGCAGACAGCAGTGGTGGCGGCGGTATCATCAACGAAGGAGACGTACAGTGGATGACGGCCGGCGCCGGCATCCTGCATAAGGAGTTTCATGAGGAGCAATTTTCAAAAACCGGCGGCCCGTTTGAGATGGTGCAGCTTTGGGTAAATCTTCCTGCAAAGAACAAAAATGCCCAACCGCGCTATCAGTCTGTTGGTAAACAACGCATGGGCAAATACGAAATTCCCGATAACGGCGGTACCGTCAATGTGATAGCCGGAACATTTAACGGCGTAA
This window encodes:
- a CDS encoding pirin family protein; protein product: MQKTIAKITPRPAQPHMVGDGFRVFGFIPTAVERRAISPFLVLDFNPEYDFGPSEIPKGFGTHPHKGFETVTIAYKGSVQHADSSGGGGIINEGDVQWMTAGAGILHKEFHEEQFSKTGGPFEMVQLWVNLPAKNKNAQPRYQSVGKQRMGKYEIPDNGGTVNVIAGTFNGVKGPAQTYTPIVLSDIRLKAGGTVTTQLPENYNAALLIIKGNVEVNGSQAAEHSFVQFNNEGETVTIKAAENAIMLLLGGEPIEEPIAAYGPFVMNTQEEIYEAIEDFRNGKFGTL